The following coding sequences lie in one Methylotuvimicrobium alcaliphilum 20Z genomic window:
- the istB gene encoding IS21-like element helper ATPase IstB: MPSIDQIARQYRSLCLTAIAEHLPTLLGQAETHESSYLQFAESLVEHEQRQRNAKRIEQNRKRAGFPLLKSLEEFDYRFQTTISKREVNSLLDFGFIDNRDNVVFIGPPGVGKTHLAIGIGLKAIDAGYKVSFNTALGLMEVLELAELKGELKKKINQLLKFDVLIIDELGYLPMNKQGMHNLFQLINALYEYRSVILTTNKEFTNWGEFFIDDNVAVPIVDRIIHHSHIFMLGGESYRLKSKLNQAS, encoded by the coding sequence ATGCCATCCATTGATCAGATTGCCAGGCAATACCGCAGCTTGTGCCTGACGGCCATTGCCGAGCACTTGCCGACCTTGCTTGGCCAAGCCGAGACCCATGAAAGTTCCTACCTGCAGTTTGCCGAAAGCTTGGTTGAACATGAACAGCGCCAGCGCAACGCCAAGCGCATCGAGCAAAACCGCAAACGCGCTGGCTTTCCTTTGCTCAAAAGCCTGGAAGAGTTCGATTATCGCTTTCAGACCACCATCAGTAAACGGGAAGTCAACAGTCTGCTCGACTTCGGCTTTATCGACAATCGGGACAATGTGGTCTTCATCGGACCGCCCGGGGTCGGCAAGACCCACCTGGCCATCGGCATCGGCCTGAAAGCCATTGATGCCGGTTATAAGGTCAGCTTCAACACCGCACTAGGCTTGATGGAGGTATTGGAACTGGCCGAACTCAAAGGCGAGTTGAAAAAGAAAATCAACCAACTGCTCAAATTCGATGTGCTGATCATCGACGAACTAGGATACCTGCCGATGAACAAACAAGGCATGCACAACCTGTTTCAGCTCATCAATGCGCTGTACGAATACCGCTCGGTGATCCTGACCACCAACAAGGAATTCACCAACTGGGGCGAGTTTTTTATCGATGACAACGTCGCCGTACCCATCGTCGACCGCATCATCCATCATTCACACATTTTTATGCTGGGAGGGGAAAGTTATCGACTCAAATCAAAGCTAAATCAAGCATCGTAA
- a CDS encoding class I SAM-dependent methyltransferase, translating to MASKLHIGGTKRKAGWEIFNIVKTDHVDHVGNANDLSRFADNTFSAIYASHILEHFSYISDLQEVLKEWFRVLLPGGKIYLSVPDLDTLATLLVDKSLSFKDRFYVMRMLYGGQTNAYDFHMVGLNEDFLRFYLTKAGFKSITRVERFGIFNDTSNKQFLNRPISLNMTALK from the coding sequence ATGGCAAGCAAACTACATATCGGCGGCACGAAAAGAAAAGCGGGATGGGAGATATTCAATATTGTAAAAACCGACCATGTCGACCATGTGGGTAATGCCAATGATTTATCTCGTTTTGCGGATAACACATTTTCTGCAATCTATGCTTCCCATATTTTGGAACATTTCAGCTATATTAGCGATCTACAAGAAGTTTTGAAAGAGTGGTTTAGAGTTTTACTTCCCGGTGGAAAAATTTATCTTAGTGTCCCGGATCTAGATACATTGGCCACCCTGCTGGTCGATAAAAGCCTAAGTTTTAAAGATCGGTTTTATGTGATGAGAATGCTCTACGGAGGGCAAACGAATGCATACGATTTTCATATGGTAGGCCTTAACGAAGATTTTTTAAGGTTTTATTTAACAAAGGCCGGGTTTAAAAGTATTACGAGAGTCGAAAGATTCGGCATTTTCAACGATACGAGCAATAAGCAGTTTTTAAACCGGCCTATTAGCTTGAATATGACAGCCCTTAAATAA
- the istA gene encoding IS21 family transposase codes for MIHQIKALYNDGNGLSERQIASQLGISRNTVSKYLKLSAADISALQEEISRGKKLDDYRDYIIQLLQTYPGLSAVKVLRKLKAKVDDLAVSDRSVRRYIQALKQEISFKQARYYEPVLDMVPGEQCQVDGGELRDVMIGGVATTVYFIVFVLSYSRLMHVSICAKPIDTEMLIRQHDAAFRYFGGMPQECVYDQTKLVVISEVFRELRLNQRFHQYATAAGFTIRACEGYDPESKGKVEAGVKYVKQNALYGETFTDWDALKAHMTDWLDGIANQRRHGTTGQQPAIHYAANEQGHMRAYLTPSCVDATASQARITRKADKTGLIAWQSNKYSVPMAYQCARVAVHEANGVIQISDLSTHKVIAEHAVCLEKGQIIKNRHHYRDMSLRIETLEKDLHELLPSPAVVTQLCALLKASSPKIYKDQLAGAKQVLTEQIKQQGAIPEAVLTRLIDTPRLTASGLKERLEAWRQSVGRSDDSDALSMPPSEQATAAIKQECPLARYRALNGHSAGQGESHAIH; via the coding sequence GTGATCCATCAGATTAAAGCGTTATACAACGATGGCAACGGCTTATCCGAGCGTCAGATTGCCAGTCAATTGGGTATTTCCCGTAACACCGTGAGCAAATACCTGAAGCTGTCGGCTGCGGACATTAGTGCCCTGCAGGAAGAGATATCCCGTGGTAAGAAGCTGGACGATTACCGCGACTACATTATTCAGTTGCTGCAAACCTATCCGGGCTTGTCAGCGGTCAAAGTGCTGCGCAAACTGAAGGCCAAAGTGGACGATTTGGCCGTTTCCGACCGTTCGGTACGGCGTTATATACAGGCTCTCAAGCAAGAGATTAGCTTTAAGCAGGCGCGTTATTATGAGCCGGTATTGGACATGGTGCCGGGCGAACAATGCCAGGTCGATGGCGGCGAACTCCGCGATGTGATGATTGGCGGCGTGGCGACGACGGTATATTTCATAGTGTTTGTGCTATCGTATTCGCGTCTGATGCATGTTTCGATCTGTGCCAAGCCGATTGATACCGAGATGCTGATTCGCCAGCACGATGCGGCATTTCGCTATTTCGGCGGCATGCCGCAAGAGTGCGTGTACGATCAGACCAAGCTGGTGGTCATTAGCGAAGTGTTTCGCGAGTTGCGCTTGAACCAGCGCTTCCATCAGTACGCCACGGCAGCGGGCTTCACGATTCGGGCTTGTGAAGGTTATGATCCGGAAAGCAAAGGCAAGGTCGAGGCCGGGGTCAAATACGTCAAACAAAATGCCTTGTATGGCGAGACTTTTACCGACTGGGATGCTTTGAAGGCCCATATGACCGACTGGCTCGACGGGATAGCCAATCAACGGCGACACGGCACCACCGGCCAACAACCGGCGATACATTACGCGGCCAACGAGCAAGGCCATATGCGGGCTTACCTGACGCCGTCTTGTGTTGACGCTACCGCCAGCCAGGCCCGCATCACCCGCAAGGCGGATAAAACCGGCTTGATCGCCTGGCAATCCAATAAATACTCGGTACCGATGGCGTATCAATGCGCCCGTGTCGCCGTGCATGAAGCTAACGGCGTCATCCAGATCAGCGATCTCAGTACTCACAAAGTGATCGCCGAACATGCTGTGTGTCTGGAAAAGGGGCAAATTATCAAGAACCGGCATCATTACCGAGATATGTCGCTACGCATCGAAACGCTTGAAAAGGACTTGCATGAACTGCTGCCGTCTCCGGCGGTCGTGACTCAGCTATGTGCCTTGTTGAAAGCCAGCTCGCCGAAAATCTACAAAGACCAGCTGGCCGGTGCCAAGCAGGTGCTGACCGAGCAGATCAAACAGCAGGGTGCGATTCCCGAAGCGGTGCTGACGCGACTGATCGACACGCCTCGGTTAACGGCCAGCGGCCTGAAAGAACGACTGGAGGCCTGGCGGCAGTCTGTGGGACGCTCGGACGACAGCGATGCCCTATCGATGCCGCCATCAGAGCAGGCCACTGCCGCCATCAAGCAAGAATGTCCGCTGGCCCGTTATCGTGCCCTGAATGGCCACTCGGCTGGCCAAGGAGAGAGCCATGCCATCCATTGA
- the cas2e gene encoding type I-E CRISPR-associated endoribonuclease Cas2e, translated as MLVIVVENVPPRLRGRLAVWLIEIRAGVYVGDLSVKVREMIWQQIEAGIEDGNAVMVWSTNTESGFDFMTLGKNRRLPVELDGLKLVSFYPIEDDEAKAL; from the coding sequence ATGTTAGTCATTGTCGTTGAAAATGTACCGCCGAGACTGCGAGGTCGTTTAGCCGTCTGGCTCATCGAAATCCGAGCAGGAGTTTATGTCGGCGATTTATCGGTTAAAGTCCGCGAAATGATCTGGCAACAGATCGAGGCCGGTATCGAAGACGGCAACGCCGTGATGGTTTGGTCGACCAATACCGAGTCCGGTTTCGATTTCATGACGCTAGGCAAAAACCGACGCCTGCCGGTCGAGCTCGACGGGCTGAAACTCGTATCCTTTTATCCTATTGAAGACGATGAAGCCAAAGCTCTTTAG
- a CDS encoding O-linked N-acetylglucosamine transferase, SPINDLY family protein — MSDSFKNVFAQGVAAFEQGNYDEAAAFLKEAKSMNTDDSRVFRVLGNCLRLLGKVDEAISVYREGLQIKYDLNTHQRLINTLNYSDEPPSLVALEHKKWAEAYTNHYVLKYKLSLKPRSKHLKIRIGYVSPDFNAHPVAYFLLPIIQNHNKDIFEIFCYANINQEDGVTHQFKLAADRWIDIRHMSTVQLFDQIQQDAIDILIDVAGLTSGNRLDVFALRAAPVQVTYLGYPGTTGLKTMDYRLVDSISDPQNVSDEWHSEKLYRLPDCFLCFRLPPENLKINDAPCQSKSFVTFGTFNKISKITDRTIALWVQILQAVPDSKFVLKGRGFEKKVEQNRIKKRFASAGLEQIDRLVLYGFSPKRSEHLLLYNELDIALDTFPYNGTTTTMQAIFMGVPVIALDGKSHVARVSQSILSAIGANELVAMDEEDYFLKAVHLANDKERIAHYKKELRSMLEDSPIRNEMNFIANLEEAYRRMLREKQLRIW, encoded by the coding sequence ATGTCGGATTCATTTAAAAATGTGTTTGCGCAGGGAGTTGCTGCATTTGAGCAAGGTAACTATGACGAAGCCGCTGCTTTTTTGAAAGAAGCAAAGAGCATGAACACGGATGACTCGCGTGTTTTTCGCGTGCTAGGCAATTGCTTGCGTCTGCTTGGCAAGGTCGATGAAGCTATTTCAGTATATCGAGAAGGATTGCAAATCAAATACGATTTAAATACGCATCAACGTTTAATCAATACCTTAAATTACAGTGACGAGCCTCCTTCGTTAGTTGCCCTAGAGCATAAAAAATGGGCCGAAGCATATACAAATCACTACGTTTTAAAATATAAACTTTCGCTTAAGCCACGCAGTAAACATTTAAAAATTAGAATCGGCTATGTGTCTCCGGATTTTAATGCTCATCCGGTGGCTTATTTTTTGTTGCCTATTATTCAAAATCACAATAAGGACATTTTTGAAATATTCTGTTATGCCAATATTAATCAAGAAGATGGTGTGACTCATCAATTTAAACTGGCCGCCGATCGATGGATCGATATTCGACACATGTCTACAGTACAGTTGTTCGATCAAATTCAACAGGACGCTATCGATATTTTAATCGACGTGGCAGGCCTGACCAGCGGTAATCGGTTAGATGTATTTGCTTTACGGGCTGCCCCCGTCCAAGTGACTTATTTAGGGTATCCCGGCACAACAGGTTTAAAAACAATGGATTATCGCCTTGTTGACTCGATCAGCGACCCTCAAAATGTCTCAGACGAGTGGCATTCAGAAAAACTGTATCGCTTGCCAGATTGTTTTTTATGCTTTCGTCTGCCCCCTGAAAATTTGAAAATAAATGATGCGCCGTGTCAATCAAAAAGTTTTGTGACCTTCGGTACGTTCAATAAAATTTCAAAAATCACAGATAGAACGATTGCTTTATGGGTACAAATCTTACAGGCCGTTCCTGATTCCAAATTTGTGCTGAAGGGGAGAGGTTTTGAAAAGAAAGTTGAACAGAATCGTATCAAGAAACGTTTTGCCTCTGCCGGTTTAGAACAGATAGACAGACTAGTATTGTACGGATTCTCGCCAAAAAGATCAGAGCACTTATTGCTGTATAACGAACTGGATATTGCACTTGATACTTTTCCTTACAACGGCACCACAACAACGATGCAGGCTATTTTTATGGGTGTGCCGGTCATTGCTTTAGACGGTAAGTCACATGTCGCAAGAGTCTCGCAATCCATATTAAGCGCAATAGGCGCAAATGAATTAGTCGCAATGGATGAAGAAGACTATTTCTTAAAGGCGGTACATTTGGCGAACGATAAAGAACGCATCGCGCATTATAAAAAAGAGCTACGTTCGATGCTTGAAGATTCACCGATTAGGAATGAAATGAATTTTATTGCAAACCTGGAAGAAGCTTACAGGAGAATGCTTCGAGAAAAACAACTAAGGATTTGGTAA
- a CDS encoding midas domain-containing protein has product MDTDTDTDTDSDTDSDTDTDTDTDTDTDTDTDTDTDTDTDTDTDTDTDLDTDTDTDTDSDTDTDTDTDTDTDTDTDTDTDTDTDTDTDTDTDTDTDTDTDTDSDTDTDTDTDTDTDTDTDTDTDTDTDTDTDTDLDTDTDTDTDTDTDTDTDTDTDLDTDTDTDTDTDTDTDTDTDTDTDTDTDTDTDTDSDTDTDSDTDTDTDTDTDTDTDTDTDTDSDTDTDTDLDTDTDTDTDTDTDTDTDTDTDTDTDTDTDSDTDTDTDTDTDTDTDTDTDTDTDTDTDTDTDTDTDTDTDTDTDTDTDTDTDTDTDTDTDTDTDTDTDTDTDTDTDTDTDTDTDTDTDTDTDTDTDTDTDTDTDTDTDTDTDTDTDTDTDTDTDTDTDTDTDTDTDTDTDTDTDTDTDTDTDTDTDTDTDTDTDTDTDTDTDTDTDTDTDTDTDTDTDTDTDTDTDTDTDTDTDTDTDTDTDTDTDTDLDTDTDTDTDTDTDTDTDTDTDTDSDTDTDTDTDTDTDTDTDTDTDTDTDTDTDTDTDTDTDTDTDTDTDTDSDTDTDTDTDSDTDTDTDTDTDSDTDTDTDTDTDTDTDTDTDTDTDTDTDTDTDDDCEIPHAISYIAFKLEGRTGGVIKVEFPSSPEFTNVAIAVSLAEFIENNNGSNVLDIIIKAGPGHYDQTGQSTTTDGWTTNPGGLVIGRTYSLQDFIDQGFEADPDSSCITEYAAVSMSAETITTYEFDEENIVNAEETSFEEEFSDEEIDTSTEDEDSTEEKEESTDDEDVTEDEQSDEVDQDLSDGEDTTDNEEPDNSDHTPDDHEPDQDEESKMPEEGSTSDETDESAKTQNVINNEEPDNGDEEDSDQDNNGNRQGNNGHGNGDQDAPANSGDNNNAENSDNSGQGNSGGNRQGNNGHGNGDQDAPGNSEDNNNAENSNNFDQGNSGKTLSLEDLLDDGDDLFMSDNDPRTSGADMDDPLNPFENGFDLPDSLEPDPE; this is encoded by the coding sequence TTGGATACCGACACGGATACCGATACCGACTCAGATACCGACTCAGATACCGATACAGACACGGATACTGATACCGATACAGACACCGATACGGATACTGACACTGACACCGATACGGACACGGACACGGACACCGATACGGACTTGGATACCGACACGGATACCGATACCGACTCAGATACCGATACAGACACGGATACTGATACCGATACCGATACCGACACGGATACCGATACAGACACGGATACCGATACAGACACGGATACTGATACCGATACCGATACCGATACGGACACTGATACGGATTCCGATACCGACACCGACACGGATACCGACACGGATACCGATACAGATACGGACACCGATACAGATACGGATACAGATACGGATACGGATACGGACTTGGACACCGATACAGACACGGATACCGATACGGATACCGATACGGATACCGATACGGATACGGACTTGGACACCGATACAGACACGGATACCGATACGGATACCGATACGGATACCGATACCGATACGGATACCGATACCGACACGGATACCGATACCGATACCGACTCAGATACCGATACCGACTCAGATACCGATACGGATACCGATACCGACACGGATACCGATACAGACACGGACACGGACACGGATTCCGACACCGACACCGATACGGACTTGGATACAGACACGGACACCGATACAGACACCGATACAGACACCGATACGGATACCGATACAGACACGGACACCGATACCGATACCGATTCCGATACAGACACTGATACGGATACCGATACCGATACCGACACGGATACGGACACCGATACCGATACGGACACCGATACCGATACCGATACCGATACCGATACTGATACTGATACTGATACCGATACGGACACCGATACAGACACGGACACAGACACGGATACCGATACAGACACGGATACGGATACGGACACAGATACCGACACGGACACCGATACGGATACTGACACGGATACGGATACGGACACTGATACGGACACTGATACGGATACGGATACCGATACGGACACCGATACCGACACTGATACGGACACCGATACGGATACCGATACCGACACGGATACCGATACGGATACCGATACCGATACAGACACGGATACGGATACCGATACGGATACCGACACGGATACCGATACAGACACGGATACCGATACAGACACGGATACGGATACCGACACGGACACCGATACCGACACGGACACCGATACAGACACGGATACGGACACCGATACCGACACGGATACGGATACGGACACAGATACTGACACCGATACGGATACTGATACAGACACGGACACCGATACAGACACCGATACAGACACCGATACCGATACGGATACGGATACGGACACCGATACTGATACCGATACGGACTTGGATACCGATACGGATACCGATACCGATACCGACACGGATACGGACACCGATACCGATACCGATACCGACTCAGATACGGATACGGACACCGATACTGATACTGATACAGACACGGACACGGACACGGACACAGATACGGACACAGACACGGATACCGATACGGATACCGACACGGATACTGATACCGATACGGATACGGATACGGATACGGATTCCGACACAGACACGGATACGGATACGGATTCCGACACAGATACGGACACCGATACAGACACGGATTCCGATACCGACACTGATACCGATACGGATACGGATACGGATACAGACACTGATACGGATACAGACACCGATACCGATACGGATACGGATACAGACGATGACTGCGAGATACCTCACGCAATCTCATATATTGCCTTCAAGCTGGAAGGACGAACCGGCGGTGTTATAAAAGTCGAGTTTCCAAGTAGCCCTGAATTTACCAATGTTGCTATCGCCGTATCATTGGCTGAATTCATTGAAAACAACAATGGCTCCAATGTGCTCGATATCATCATCAAAGCCGGACCGGGGCATTACGACCAAACAGGACAATCGACTACTACCGATGGCTGGACGACTAATCCTGGAGGTCTAGTTATTGGACGTACTTATTCACTTCAAGACTTTATCGATCAAGGTTTTGAGGCCGACCCTGACTCTAGCTGTATTACAGAATATGCAGCGGTGAGTATGTCTGCGGAGACAATAACTACTTATGAATTTGATGAAGAGAATATAGTCAACGCTGAAGAAACCTCTTTTGAAGAAGAGTTTTCGGATGAAGAAATTGACACCAGTACAGAAGACGAGGATTCGACCGAAGAAAAAGAGGAGTCCACCGATGATGAAGATGTGACTGAGGATGAACAATCTGATGAGGTCGATCAAGATTTGTCTGACGGTGAAGACACCACTGACAATGAAGAACCGGATAATTCCGATCATACCCCGGATGACCACGAGCCAGATCAGGATGAAGAAAGCAAAATGCCTGAAGAAGGCTCTACTTCTGATGAAACCGACGAGTCCGCCAAAACTCAAAATGTCATTAACAACGAAGAACCTGATAATGGTGATGAAGAGGATTCCGATCAGGATAACAATGGCAACAGGCAAGGCAACAATGGTCACGGCAATGGCGATCAAGATGCTCCTGCCAATTCCGGAGACAACAATAATGCTGAAAACAGCGACAACTCCGGCCAAGGCAACAGCGGCGGCAATAGGCAAGGCAACAACGGTCATGGTAACGGCGACCAAGATGCTCCGGGCAATTCCGAAGACAACAATAATGCAGAAAACAGCAATAACTTCGATCAAGGCAACAGCGGCAAGACTTTAAGTCTCGAAGACCTGTTAGATGATGGAGACGATTTGTTCATGAGCGATAACGACCCTAGAACTTCTGGCGCCGATATGGACGACCCGCTTAATCCATTTGAAAACGGCTTCGATTTACCCGATAGCCTAGAACCGGATCCGGAATAA
- a CDS encoding glycoside hydrolase family protein, which produces MADQNRAFHSKTDFSAEHRLLNDIRQALISGESAFSTTDLDLPFDPAISQIYISLFQRGLKSIRWGARRATIEATLQRIVEKLKTNPALSDFAVQDANQCRILFEMVTEERPCPLKSLTGSTFCDSRFEPGITGIKYEFKGVLRYFMPTDAVVHSIMSVSQLLRFLAKKTGIAKQSNRFSVREKLMRSEPISSSLIKSIAFISYTDREILPLYRGYPISKVRFDKETLLESTLKSIDWLVANMNDDGSFLYFYDAYQDTKVDFDHPKMADPLYNNILRHCGGTISLLRGYELTGRNDYLEAAGHSMQYLFSTLREHEWQGRYACYPFDNKKSKLGGAGVALVALMHYYRHTGDEAYRLTIDGLVRHILSRIADDGEMIGYYIHPLFNQGQPIIDPPDDIKRQLFSFYYPGEALLGLALYYQWIDRIDDDLKKEIAEKSEKALDFLVDIRPVKYKELFLELPADAWLMQATEEWVKVEGFRKNSYIDFVFNDANAMIEHSYTDENSPYLDYAGGFYYYYGDHVYHDGSRCEGLIAAYYLSTYLGEQKRADKIMAAMIASAKGLMYTRHTAESTYAHLYPEKSINSFRFKLTRQWVRVDSVQHTACFYSRLYFVM; this is translated from the coding sequence ATGGCAGATCAAAACCGAGCATTTCATAGCAAAACGGACTTTTCGGCGGAACATCGGTTATTGAATGACATCCGTCAGGCATTAATTTCCGGAGAGAGCGCTTTTTCAACGACTGACCTTGACTTGCCATTCGATCCGGCTATTTCGCAGATTTACATTTCGCTGTTTCAACGAGGTTTGAAATCGATACGCTGGGGGGCTAGAAGAGCAACGATCGAAGCTACATTGCAACGTATCGTTGAAAAACTCAAAACCAACCCGGCTCTTTCCGACTTTGCCGTTCAAGACGCCAATCAATGCCGGATTTTGTTTGAGATGGTGACCGAAGAGCGCCCGTGCCCACTGAAATCGTTAACCGGGTCGACGTTTTGCGACAGCCGTTTCGAGCCGGGCATTACCGGCATCAAATACGAATTTAAAGGCGTATTACGCTACTTTATGCCGACCGACGCCGTCGTGCATAGCATCATGTCCGTTTCGCAACTGCTGCGCTTCCTCGCGAAAAAAACCGGCATCGCGAAACAATCCAACCGGTTTTCAGTTCGCGAAAAACTGATGCGAAGCGAACCGATATCTTCTAGCCTGATCAAAAGTATTGCGTTCATCAGCTATACCGATCGAGAAATCTTACCGCTTTATCGCGGTTATCCGATTAGCAAAGTTCGATTCGACAAAGAAACCTTGCTTGAAAGTACATTGAAAAGCATCGATTGGCTCGTCGCCAACATGAACGATGACGGCAGTTTTTTGTATTTTTACGACGCTTATCAAGATACGAAAGTAGACTTCGATCACCCCAAAATGGCCGATCCTTTGTATAACAACATATTGCGTCATTGCGGCGGAACTATCTCGCTGTTGCGCGGTTATGAATTAACCGGACGCAACGATTATCTCGAAGCCGCTGGCCATTCGATGCAATATCTGTTTTCGACACTCAGAGAACACGAGTGGCAAGGACGCTACGCCTGCTATCCGTTCGACAATAAAAAATCGAAACTCGGCGGCGCGGGCGTTGCACTAGTCGCGCTGATGCATTATTACCGGCATACCGGCGATGAAGCCTATCGACTCACTATCGACGGTCTCGTTCGACATATTCTGTCTCGAATCGCCGACGACGGCGAAATGATCGGTTATTACATTCACCCGTTATTCAATCAAGGCCAGCCAATCATCGACCCGCCCGATGATATCAAAAGACAATTATTCTCTTTTTATTATCCGGGCGAAGCCTTATTGGGACTGGCTCTATACTACCAGTGGATCGATCGGATCGATGACGATTTAAAAAAAGAAATCGCCGAAAAAAGCGAAAAAGCGCTGGATTTTTTAGTGGACATCCGGCCCGTAAAATACAAGGAATTGTTTTTGGAGTTACCCGCCGATGCTTGGCTAATGCAAGCGACCGAGGAATGGGTTAAGGTCGAAGGTTTTCGCAAAAATAGCTATATCGACTTTGTGTTTAATGATGCGAATGCCATGATCGAACATAGTTATACAGATGAGAACTCGCCCTATTTAGATTATGCTGGAGGCTTCTATTATTACTATGGCGACCATGTTTATCACGACGGTTCGCGTTGCGAGGGCTTAATTGCCGCATATTATCTGTCGACCTATCTGGGGGAACAGAAGCGTGCCGACAAAATAATGGCGGCAATGATCGCGTCCGCCAAGGGCCTTATGTATACCCGACATACAGCGGAATCGACATATGCGCATTTATATCCGGAAAAAAGCATAAACAGCTTTCGTTTTAAACTAACTCGTCAATGGGTTAGGGTCGACTCGGTACAGCATACGGCTTGTTTTTATTCAAGGTTATACTTCGTGATGTAA
- a CDS encoding Bax inhibitor-1/YccA family protein yields the protein MALPRTLGLGSPLLNLPRSFKPISSPTEQPVFRLSLRQQMFSLGLLFTLSLLAALAMAAYFYPSIASNDKVVANIVRNIGFGGGVFGFSLVLLTAFYRHWASVTAPLYALAGGVFMSGLALSLEQRFPGIAVQSLVVTFSIALVMYALYATGVIKVTRKLFVLIYAATATIALVYLVGFTALLAGVPLPFLHGAGVGGMLWFGFIVVTASLNLLVDFRRIDNAIQRAQPSWMRWYLGLGMLVTLVWMYISVLRLIANARR from the coding sequence ATGGCATTACCGAGAACTTTGGGACTGGGTAGCCCATTATTGAATTTACCTCGAAGCTTTAAACCCATTTCTTCCCCAACTGAGCAACCGGTTTTCAGGCTTTCTCTTCGGCAACAGATGTTTTCTCTGGGGCTTTTATTTACGCTCAGTTTATTGGCTGCACTGGCTATGGCGGCTTATTTTTATCCGAGCATTGCGAGCAATGACAAAGTAGTCGCGAACATCGTTCGTAATATCGGCTTCGGCGGCGGCGTTTTCGGCTTTAGTTTGGTATTACTGACCGCTTTTTATCGGCACTGGGCGTCTGTAACCGCGCCGTTATATGCCTTAGCGGGCGGGGTGTTCATGAGCGGATTGGCGCTTTCACTTGAACAACGCTTTCCTGGCATTGCCGTACAGTCTTTGGTTGTGACATTCAGCATCGCTTTGGTAATGTATGCGTTGTATGCGACCGGTGTGATTAAAGTAACGCGAAAACTTTTTGTGCTGATTTACGCCGCGACGGCTACTATCGCGCTGGTTTATTTGGTGGGATTTACCGCATTGCTTGCCGGTGTGCCCTTGCCTTTTTTGCATGGTGCCGGTGTGGGTGGGATGCTTTGGTTTGGCTTTATCGTCGTGACCGCATCGTTAAATTTACTAGTCGATTTTCGTCGTATAGACAATGCTATACAACGCGCTCAACCTTCGTGGATGCGCTGGTACTTGGGACTGGGCATGCTAGTGACCTTAGTGTGGATGTACATTTCGGTTCTGAGGCTGATTGCAAATGCTAGACGATGA